In Rhineura floridana isolate rRhiFlo1 chromosome 22, rRhiFlo1.hap2, whole genome shotgun sequence, a single genomic region encodes these proteins:
- the C22H1orf56 gene encoding protein MENT, whose translation MAQVTAPPHLVALLPEAAMATVAAGHTNTSSEVSTQAPAFTISINAHVHHVSVGTPAEKETVLIVGDTRYAWQEWSKWHCNCMEGSMSRVRDITYAMPGVHLDPVQYDILRFEREVCSYKVCDCSRKEHECDRLEVTCKKGAMHMCALRDIKLDQDLKRRHFWARVHEGLNKLWQHIKDTFPMEEVGKRGG comes from the coding sequence ATGGCCCAGGTTACGGCCCCTCCACATCTTGTGGCTCTGCTGCCCGAGGCTGCTATGGCCACCGTGGCCGCAGGGCACACCAACACCAGTTCGGAGGTGAGCACACAGGCGCCGGCGTTCACAATCTCCATCAATGCTCATGTCCACCATGTCAGTGTGGGGACGCCCGCGGAGAAGGAGACGGTCTTGATTGTTGGTGACACCCGCTACGCCTGGCAGGAGTGGAGCAAGTGGCATTGCAACTGTATGGAAGGGAGCATGTCCCGGGTGCGGGACATCACCTACGCGATGCCCGGCGTGCACCTGGACCCGGTTCAGTACGACATCCTGCGCTTTGAGCGGGAAGTGTGCAGCTACAAAGTCTGCGACTGCAGCCGCAAGGAGCACGAGTGCGACCGGCTGGAGGTGACCTGCAAGAAGGGAGCCATGCACATGTGCGCCTTGAGGGACATCAAGCTGGATCAGGACCTCAAGAGGCGGCACTTCTGGGCCCGCGTCCACGAGGGGCTCAATAAGCTCTGGCAGCACATCAAGGACACCTTCCCAATGGAGGAGGTGGGGAAGAGAGGTGGCTAA
- the CDC42SE1 gene encoding CDC42 small effector protein 1 has protein sequence MSDFWHKLGCCVVEKPRQKKTRRRIDRSMIGEPMNFVHLTHIGSGDMANEGLPMTGAVHEMRSKCGRDRQWSSSRVL, from the exons ATGAGCGATTTCTGGCACAAGCTGGGATGCTGTGTGGTAGAAAAACCGCGGCAG AAGAAGACGCGGCGGAGAATCGACCGCAGCATGATAGGGGAGCCAATGAATTTCGTTCACCTGACGCACATCGGGTCCGGAGACATGGCAAATGAGGGTCTCCCGATG ACGGGGGCGGTGCATGAAATGAGATCCAAATGTGGCCGGGATCGACAGTGGAGCAGCTCCCGCGTTTTGTAG